The following coding sequences are from one Gossypium raimondii isolate GPD5lz chromosome 4, ASM2569854v1, whole genome shotgun sequence window:
- the LOC105779681 gene encoding uncharacterized protein LOC105779681 produces the protein MSLSLLQGYSSAEDEETAEPDHIHYDDSSDDDDYGGGGGIKNHSAAPKRYDSSVFDFPDSSRKSDLPSAFDAFSQVSGPPEFLNHAVEEPISAGDAAQQQGRRSDRKDFKDKKDRPSGAVVEAKAQLVGIHERVRSDIEGSKPPASGVPSTKQDGAKRVTSATNPNAEDAAELLRMCLQCGIPKTYSSARGMVCPVCGDRPLADADKDSKKKGSTIKDKEKSKRMKGQSSHATWKSETEMQLRQQFD, from the exons ATGAGCCTCTCTCTCCTTCAAGGCTATTCTTCAGCCGAAGATGAAGAAACGGCTGAGCCCGACCATATTCATTATGACGACTCTTCCGACGACGACGACTACGGCGGCGGCGGTGGTATTAAAAACCATTCCGCCGCTCCCAAGCGATATGACTCCTCCGTCTTTGATTTCCCCGATTCCTCCCGTAAATCCGATCTTCCTTCTGCATTCGACGCTTTTTCGCag GTTTCAGGGCCACCAGAGTTTTTAAACCATGCGGTTGAGGAACCGATTTCAGCAGGTGATGCTGCCCAACAGCAAGGAAGGCGCAGTGACCGGAAGGATTTCAAAGATAAGAAGGATAGGCCTTCTG GTGCTGTGGTAGAAGCAAAAGCTCAGCTTGTTGGAATCCATGAGCGAGTAAGAAGTGATATCGAGGGTAGCAAGCCTCCTGCTTCAGGAGTTCCAAGCACCAAACAGGATGGAGCAAAGAGGGTCACATCTGCAACAAATCCAAATGCAGAAGATGCTGCAGAGCTCTTGAG GATGTGCCTACAATGCGGAATACCAAAGACGTACTCCAGTGCTAGAGGAATGGTCTGTCCGGTGTGTGGAGATCGTCCTCTTGCAGATGCCGATAAAGACTCCAAGAAGAAGGGGTCAACTATCAAAGACAAAGAGAAAAGTAAGAGAATGAAGGGTCAGTCATCTCATGCAACCTGGAAGAGTGAAACAGAGATGCAGCTCAGGCAACAATTTGACTAG
- the LOC105779682 gene encoding dihydroneopterin aldolase 2, protein MAAPSCETTGNGIPTGDKLILRGLKFHGFHGVKSEEKKLGQKFLVDVDAWMDLRNAGKSDLLSDTISYTDIYRIVKEVVEGQSRDLLESVAQIVASKIFTNHSQISAVRVKVGKPHVAVHGSLDYLGVEIIRYRSIDASN, encoded by the exons ATGGCTGCACCCAGTTGCG AGACAACTGGAAATGGGATACCAACAGGAGATAAACTCATATTGAGGGGCTTGAAATTTCATGGTTTCCATGGGGTAAAGTCTGAAGAAAAAAAACTGGGTCAGAAGTTCTTGGTTGATGTAGATGCCTGGATGGATCTTCGGAATGCCGGTAAATCCGACCTTTTATCTGATACCATTAGCTACACTGATATTTACCG TATAGTGAAGGAAGTTGTGGAAGGGCAATCTCGTGATCTTTTGGAATCAGTGGCTCAAATTGTTGCATCAAAAATCTTTACAAATCACTCTCAAATATCGGCTGTTAGAGTGAAAGTTGGTAAGCCTCATGTTGCTGTTCACGGTTCTCTTGACTACCTTGGCGTTGAGATTATAAGATATAGAAGCATTGATGCTTCTAATTGA